The Deltaproteobacteria bacterium genome has a segment encoding these proteins:
- a CDS encoding DUF2804 domain-containing protein codes for MTQHEITAPGPLLGPDGRLREAGYARRALLDYNPDHLRVLPGRALTRLRLKEWDYYGVTTDDFFFSAAVSHAGYAGVIFAYLIDFREGVQYEDTLVTPLGAGCALPRTARAGDVVFSRGGVKMEFAREPNRRTLRVGWPSFAKGRGLAAEWSIDCADDDDSIVMATPIAPRHFYYNEKIPAMPARGYAVLGGRRYASDAGLATLDWGRGAWPYRTYWNWASASGRLGDGRRFGLNLGEGFGDLSKATENCFFLDGRMTKLASVPFDYTSGDFMKPWRFRDDAGRFELTMTPIFDRVTITNLVILSSGVHQVFGRYEGFVVTDAGERVAIRDVIGWAEEHHARW; via the coding sequence ATGACGCAGCACGAAATCACCGCGCCCGGCCCGCTGCTGGGTCCGGACGGTCGCCTGCGCGAGGCGGGATACGCGCGGCGGGCACTGCTCGATTACAACCCGGACCATCTGCGCGTGCTGCCGGGCCGAGCGCTGACGCGGCTGCGTCTGAAGGAGTGGGACTATTACGGCGTCACGACCGACGATTTCTTTTTTTCGGCGGCGGTGTCGCACGCCGGCTACGCGGGTGTGATCTTCGCGTACCTGATCGACTTTCGCGAGGGTGTGCAATACGAGGACACGCTGGTGACGCCGCTGGGCGCGGGGTGCGCGCTTCCGCGAACGGCGCGCGCGGGCGATGTGGTGTTTTCGCGCGGCGGCGTGAAGATGGAATTCGCCCGCGAACCGAATCGCCGCACCCTGCGCGTCGGGTGGCCGTCGTTCGCCAAGGGGCGTGGCCTCGCCGCCGAGTGGTCGATCGATTGCGCCGACGACGACGATTCCATCGTGATGGCGACGCCGATCGCGCCGCGGCACTTCTATTACAACGAGAAGATCCCCGCGATGCCAGCGCGCGGTTACGCGGTGCTCGGCGGGCGGCGCTACGCGTCGGACGCCGGCCTCGCCACGCTCGATTGGGGCCGGGGCGCGTGGCCGTATCGCACCTATTGGAACTGGGCGAGTGCGTCGGGGCGGCTCGGCGACGGACGGCGGTTCGGCCTCAACCTCGGGGAGGGATTCGGCGATCTCTCGAAGGCGACCGAGAACTGCTTCTTTCTCGACGGGCGCATGACGAAGCTCGCATCCGTGCCCTTCGACTACACATCAGGCGATTTCATGAAGCCGTGGCGATTTCGCGACGACGCCGGACGGTTCGAACTCACGATGACGCCGATCTTCGACCGCGTGACGATCACGAACCTCGTGATACTCTCCTCCGGCGTGCATCAGGTCTTTGGGCGATACGAGGGGTTCGTCGTCACGGACGCCGGCGAGCGCGTCGCGATCCGAGACGTGATCGGCTGGGCCGAGGAGCACCACGCCCGATGGTGA